The following proteins are co-located in the Rattus norvegicus strain BN/NHsdMcwi chromosome X, GRCr8, whole genome shotgun sequence genome:
- the RGD1566355 gene encoding cyclin-dependent kinase 11B-like gives MVKEGEDNPGTRRALFLPRLAVTAVAVQGTVPLRGLHDDDVCVLQKTERSVLTQTGDEKDSWKVKTLDEILQEKKRRKEQEEKAEIKRLKNSDDRDSKRDSLEEGELRDHRMEITIRNSPYRRQNSMEDRGEENDSLAIKPPQQMSRKEKAHRRKDGKRKEKRRHRSHSAEGGKHARVKEKEREHERRKRHRKERDKARREWKRQKRREMAREHSRRERDRLEQLERKRQRERKLREEQKEQREQKERERRAEERRKEREARREVSAHHRTVREDYSDKGKVGHWSRSPLRPPRERFELGDNRKPVKEEKGEERDLLSDLQDISDSKRKTSSTESSSAELGSGEEEEEEEKEEEGNTSEESEEEEEETGSNSEEASERSAEEVSDEEMSEDEDRENENHILVVPESRFDRDSGDSDEGEEEVGEGSSASTKGDYVPDSPALSPIELKQELPKYLPALQGCRSVEEFQCLNRIEEGTYGVVYRAKDKKTDEIVALKRLKMEKEKEGFPITSLREINTILKAQHPNIITVREIVVGSNMDKIYIVMNYVEHDLKSLMETMKQPFLPGEVKTLMIQLLSGVKHLHDNWILHRDLKTSNLLLSHAGILKVGDFGLAREYGSPLKAYTPVVVTLWYRAPELLLGAKEYSTAVDMWSVGCIFGELLTQKPLFPGKSEIDQIDKVFKDLGTPSEKIWPGYNDLPAVKKMTFSEYPYNNLRKRFGASLSDQGFDLMNKFLTYFPGRRVSAEDGLKHEYFRETPLPIDSSMFPTWPAKSEQQRVKRGTSPRAPEGGLGYSQLEDDDLKETGFHLTTTNQGASAAGPGFSLKF, from the exons ATGGTAAAAG aaggggaggacaATCCTGGCACGCGCCGGGCGCTGTTTCTTCCCAGACTTGCTGTGACGGCTGTAGCGGTGCAGGGAACAGTACCATTACGTGGATTACATGATGATGATGTTTGTGTTTTGCAGAAAACTGAACGGAGTGTTTTAACTCAAACGGGTGATGAAAAGGACTCTTGGAAAGTGAAAACGTTAGATGAAATTCTCCAGGAAAAGAAACGAAGGAAAGAAcaagaggagaaagcagagatAAAACGCTTAAAAAATTCTGATGACCGGGATTCCAAAAGGGATTCCCTTGAGGAGGGGGAGCTGAGAGATCATCGAATGGAAATCACAATCAGGAACTCACCATACAGAAGACAGAATTCTATggaagacagaggagaggagaatgATTCTCTGGCCATCAAACCACCCCAGCAAATGTCTCGAAAAGAAAAGGCTCATCGCAGAAAAGacgggaaaagaaaagagaaacgtCGACATCGTAGTCATTCAGCAGAGGGAGGGAAACATGCCCgagtaaaagagaaagaaagagaacacgAACGCCGGAAACGACATCGAAAGGAACGAGATAAAGCACGAAGAGAATggaaaagacagaagaggagggagatggcAAGAGAGCATTCCAGGAGAGAGAGGGACCGCCTGGAGCAGTTAGAAAGGAAGAGGCAGCGGGAGCGCAAGTTGAgggaggaacagaaggaacagCGGGAACAAAAGGAACGGGAACGGAGGGCAGAGGAGCGTCGCAAAGAGAGAGAAGCTCGTAGGGAAGTCTCTGCACATCACCGTACGGTGAGGGAGGACTACAGTGATAAGGGAAAGGTTGGCCACTGGAGCCGCAGCCCTTTGAGGCCACCAAGAGAGCGCTTTGAGCTGGGAGACAACCGGAAGCCagtgaaagaagagaagggggaagaaagagacTTGCTGTCAGACCTCCAGGACATCAGTGACAGCAAGAGAAAAACCAGCTCAACTGAGTCTTCATCAGCAGAATTGGGCTcaggtgaggaggaagaagaggaagaaaaagaggaggaagggaacacCAGTGAAGaatcagaggaagaggaggaggaaactggGAGCAACTCTGAGGAAGCCTCAGAACGGTCTGCTGAAGAAGTCAGTGACGAAGAAATGAGTGAAGATgaagacagagaaaatgagaacCACATCTTGGTTGTTCCAGAGTCGCGATTTGACCGAGATTCTGGGGACAGTGAcgaaggagaagaagaagttgGTGAGGGGAGCAGCGCCTCTACCAAGGGAGACTATGTGCCCGACTCTCCAGCTCTGTCACCTATTGAGCTAAAACAAGAGCTGCCCAAGTACCTGCCAGCCCTGCAGGGATGCCGGAGTGTAGAAGAGTTTCAGTGTCTGAACAGGATTGAAGAAGGCACCTATGgggtggtctacagagcaaaggACAAGAAAACAGATGAGATTGTGGCTCTGAAGCGGTTaaagatggagaaggagaaggaaggcttCCCGATcacatcactgagggaaatcaaCACCATCCTCAAGGCCCAGCACCCCAATATCATCACTGTCAGAGAAATTGTTGTGGGAAGCAACATGGACAAGATCTACATTGTGATGAACTATGTGGAACACGACCTCAAGAGCCTAATGGAGACTATGAAACAGCCCTTCCTGCCAGGGGAGGTGAAGACCCTGATGATTCAGCTGCTGAGTGGGGTGAAGCATCTCCATGACAATTGGATCCTACATCGTGACCTTAAGACCTCTAACCTTCTGCTGAGCCATGCTGGCATTCTCAAGGTGGGCGACTTTGGGCTGGCTCGGGAGTATGGTTCACCCCTAAAGGCCTACACTCCAGTTGTTGTAACCCTGTGGTATCGTGCCCCAGAACTGCTGCTTGGTGCTAAGGAATACTCCACAGCTGTGGACATGTGGTCAGTGGGCTGCATATTTGGAGAACTGCTGACACAGAAACCTCTGTTCCCTGGGAAGTCAGAGATTGATCAGATTGACAAGGTTTTCAAGGACCTGGGGACTCCCAGTGAGAAAATCTGGCCTGGCTATAATGACCTCCCAGCCGTCAAGAAGATGACCTTCAGCGAGTATCCCTATAACAACCTCCGCAAGCGATTCGGGGCTTCGTTATCAGATCAAGGATTTGATCTCATGAACAAGTTTCTGACTTACTTCCCTGGGAGGAGGGTCAGTGCAGAAGATGGCCTCAAGCATGAGTATTTCCGAGAGACTCCCCTCCCCATCGACTCATCCATGTTCCCCACATGGCCTGCCAAGAGTGAGCAGCAGAGGGTGAAGAGAGGCACGAGTCCGCGGGCCCCTGAGGGCGGCCTGGGGTACAGCCAGCTGGAGGATGACGACCTGAAGGAGACGGGCTTCCACCTCAccaccaccaaccagggagcctcAGCTGCTGGCCCTGGCTTCAGCCTCAAGTTCTGA